The window GCGGCATAATTTTAGGGCTTTTCGACAATTTTTTTAGTCTTGGGTCGGTTACGCCAAAATTCATAGCGAAATTCTTAAATCCTATTGCAAGGGCAGGAGAGCCGCTTCTTAGCCTAAAGTCGCCGGTTTTCTCATTTTCGAACAAGGCATTTCCGGCTGTACTGTTGGCATCTATTTTTGCTTGTTGTGTTTTAGCCAGCGCATCGGCCGATAAGAAAAAGTTATGGTTTACCTCTTTGCCCCAATAATCGATTTGAATTGGTGCGTAGGCAGTGGTAACGATATTATTTTTAAAAACATCGCCGCTGTTTTTTAGCCATACATGCGGATGGAAAGTGTTGTTGATGATGATGTTGTTGTAAACGGTACGGTGGTAACCTTCGCGGAGTTTAAGTCCGCCACTTAAACAAATATTGTTGTAAATCTGGTAGTTACTGCTTCCGTCATCAAGGTCAATATCCCAGCCGTGATCGCATTGGAACCTGTTGTTGCGGAGCACAATTGGTGCTGTAATATCCAATAGTTCAATACCTGGCCTTGCAGCAACAATACTATCCATCAGTTTTCTTTCGGGTCGCCAGAACCGGTCCCTGCCCCAGGAGTTAAATGCTCCATGATCGCCGGTTTCTAAAACGGTGTCAAATACATCGTTAAATTCGATAATGTGACCGCCCCATGTACCTTCGCTAACATTTATGCCCGCCCGTGGAACTTCGTAAATGGTGTTGTGCGAAACAAGGATATTTTGCGACATGGATATTTCTACCCCTGCCGATTGTTTTTCGATGGTGCCAATATTGTTAATCAGGTTATTGATGGCTTCGCAGTGTTGCGGAAAGTTGTCTGATTTTGGTCCGGCTTCGAAATCCATTTTGTCCCAGGGAATAAATTGCTCATACCTGAAAGCAGGTGAGCGTACCGCATCGGGATCGCCAACAAAGGCCAATGCACTGGCACCAATGTTATAGATGTGGTTGTTCGAAATCTTATCGTTTTTATTGTATTTGCTTAAAAAAACAGCATTACCACCTAAGTTGTAAAAATTGCAGTTCCTGATGCTAATGTTTTCGGTCCCTTCCAGCAAAATAGCACCACCACGGTAAATGGTCCAATCGCTGCGTAGTAATGGTTCTTTTCCCAGCATAAAGCTCCGGGCAGTTTCTGTAAAGTCAATCCCATTTATGCTAATATTCTTTACCGGCGATTTCAGATCGCCTTTAATGTGGATCAGATCCGTTAGCCTGCTGAAAGTGAAATTAGCCTGGTTAATATCGGTTCCTGTTGGTGGAATAAGAAAGAGTGTTTTGCTTTTGCGGTTGTAAAACCATTCTCCTGGTGCATCCAGTTCTTCAAAAATATTTTCTACAAAACGGTATTTGGCGTGCATTTTAGCAGGTCGGTTATTTTGCCAGCCACCTTCGTAATTGAGTTCGCCAGTTTTACTTTTGCCGGTTATCTGGTAGTGGAAACCTCCCCACTCGCCGGCATGTAGGGCATGGATATAACCATTTTCGGGGTTTGCCCAGGTTTTTACGCGTGCAGGGGCAATTGCATCGGCTGCCGTACCCTTAAATACGCGGGCCTGAGGATCGTAATTGGGATAGCGCGCCATTGGTAAATTCTCGCCGTTCATAAACAGTTGATCGGGGGCTGTTTCAAAATCGATCTGCGCCGAATAAATATTGTCTTTATAGCTTTTCCAGATTAGTTTGTTTTTTGCCGATGCCGAGATGGTTACTTTTGCTCCTTTGGCTGCTGTAATATTCAGCGATTTTAAATGGTAGCTGGCGCCCGAAATGGTAATTGTTTTTTGAGGGCTGTACACACCTGATGCCAGTTCAATCACTACATCTTTTCCTTTTTGTTTTAGGGCACTTTCAATGGCGTATTCTAAAGTTTTGATAGGTTGCCTGGCTGTTCCCAGATTTTTATTGTTTCCTGCAGGCGAAACAAAGAGGGTTTGCCCCTGACAAAAACTAAACACAAACAATGCAAGGAGGCAGGTAGTTAATCTTTTCATGCTAAAAATATCTGGTTAACACTCAGAATCAGCTAACTAAATAATGAAGCATTGCTTAGGGCTTGATCTTAAATGTTTTACAAAGAAAGAATAAGTAGGGGAGATAAATTTAACCTGATAAGCAACTTATTCTCTTATATTGGCATTGGCAGGCTGCAGCTGCGTTTTACTTTAGAGATGTATAGCCTAGGGAGGATTATTTTGCAATCGGGCATGAAATAGAGCCGCCAACCTTTAAAGCCTTTGCCTGTAAGCTGGCAACTCATTGTTACCGTTACAGGCTCATGCCGCCATCCATAACAATTTCGGCACCGGTAATAAAGCTAGCTGCTTCGCCACAAAAATAGGCTACCATTTTTCCTACATCCTCGGCTTTTCCAAACTGTTTTAAGGGTACCCGTTCTAATATCCATTCGTTTACCTGGCTCAACTGTTCGGGCGTATAGCCGGCTTTGTTCATAATTTCGGTTGCGGTTGGGCCGGGGCTTACACTGTTTACCCGTATTTTACGTGGTGCCAGTTCGATAGCAGCAATGCGCATTACCGCATTAAGTGCCGATTTGCCTGAAGAATAAATAGAGCTATTGGCAGCGTTCATGCTGGCTGTGTTGGAAGATAGGAAAACAACCGATGCCCCATCGTTCAGCAAGGGGATAAACCTGCTCAGTGTAAAGTAAGCTCCTTTAAAATTTACCCCGATTACATTGTCGAAAGCCGTTTCGGTGGCATTTTCGATTGTTGTATTTTCGAGCACACCTGCATTGATGAATAAGATATCAATTTTGCCAAACTGCTGCTGTACTGCTAAGGCCAGTTGTTGTATTTCGTTTACATTACCTTGGTCGGCTATCATGCCTGTTACACCCAATGCAGCGGCTGCTTCGTCTACAGCAGCTTTTCTGCGACCGGTAATAATTACTTCGGCACCTTGTACCTTTAACTCTTTTGCGGTGGCGTAACCTATGCCGCTATTGCCGCCGGTTACCAGCGCCGTTTTTCCTTTTAAATGTTCCATGACAATTATTTTTTTGTTTGAGCAAAACTAAAGCTATATTGGTATACTTTTGTAAGTAGTATAACGAAGTATACCAGTATGAACGAGAAAGAACTGCTCGAAAAATCGAACCAAATCTTAGCTAATCCACGTAACCAGGAGGAAGAAATACAGGCGCTGCAGGATACCCTGTACGTTTTAAGCGGTAAATGGAAAATCCCGATCATCAATTCCATCTGCAATGGAAATCGACGTTTTCGTGACATTGAGCGGAGCATTCCGGGTATTACCACCCGCATGCTTTCTAAAGAATTAAAGGAAATGAGCGCCAACCAACTTATTAAACGAACGGTAGTTGATGATACACCAGTGATCATCGAATATTCGCCAACCGATTACTGTCACTCGTTTGGCAGCATTATTTTAGAAATGATTAAATGGGGCAAAGCGCATAGGCAACACTTAAAAGAACAACCATAAGTTTATCTTCTAAGTAGCCACAAAACGCAATAAAACCTGCACTGGTTAAAATCCAATGCAGGTTAAGTGAATTTGCTGAAGACAGTTAGTTTGCTGGCTCGGCAATAACTGGCGAATAGGTTGCGGCGTAAATTTTACTGAACATGATATAGGTTACCGACACCATGATAAAAGCAACAATAGCATCAACAGTGGCTGCCGCACCAATAACACTCAGTTTAGAGCAAAATGCGAAGATGATATCGAAAAATATCCCGGCAAATACCCATTCTTTTAAGCGTAGAAAACGGTTAGGGGTTAAAAGAACTGCAATGCCTGATAGTTTGGCTACTCCAAGCACATAAATAAAATAGGCCGGATAGCCGAGTTGCAAGGTAATATCCCACACAATAGGGTTTTTGGTAAGTTCAAATATACCACTTGCACCAAACCATAAAGCTGTTAATGCTGCACCAATCCAGTAAATTCTTTTTGCAATTTTAAGTTTCATAATATTTTCTTTTTTTAGTTTCTGAAACAAATTTGCTGCAAAATACCCCCCTAAACCAGCTTGTTATAGCCGAAATAGACAATTTAGCAGTTGGGATGGGCGGTAGGTGAGGTGAAAGTAAATCACGTACAATTTTAACCACATAAGAAATATAAGCTTAAATGTGCTGACCTGACTTATATGTTTGAAATGATAATGACGAAGTGTAATGCCCGGTCTTTGAGATTTGCCTAACAATAACTGCCTTTGAGTAAATTTTTCCTTTTTATTTTCTGAAAATTTACCTGTTCTCGCTAAAACTTGCCTGACATTAACACGGGCTTCGATTTTGAACCGGATATGATTTTTGTCTTGATCAAAATTCACTGACATTGTAAAACTAATCAGTCTGTATTTGAATACTTACTTTTAGGTAACATTTATGTTGCGTTTTGTAATTTTTGAATTTGTATCAGAATGGTTAATATTGATTTGATAAATCGTTTTATCAACAACCAGATATGATAATGAGCCCGGGTAAACTGCCTTTATTTAGCAGTATGCATTTGTGTAACCGGATTTTATTTGTGCACATTTTGTATGCACAACTGTAAATCTGTATTCCGCAATCACTGTGTTAGCCCATCCCCTTAATTAATTTGAATATGGCCCTACTCAAATCGTTTCTGGATAGTAACTAAAACGTTTTATT is drawn from Pedobacter sp. HDW13 and contains these coding sequences:
- a CDS encoding helix-turn-helix domain-containing protein — encoded protein: MNEKELLEKSNQILANPRNQEEEIQALQDTLYVLSGKWKIPIINSICNGNRRFRDIERSIPGITTRMLSKELKEMSANQLIKRTVVDDTPVIIEYSPTDYCHSFGSIILEMIKWGKAHRQHLKEQP
- a CDS encoding right-handed parallel beta-helix repeat-containing protein, translating into MKRLTTCLLALFVFSFCQGQTLFVSPAGNNKNLGTARQPIKTLEYAIESALKQKGKDVVIELASGVYSPQKTITISGASYHLKSLNITAAKGAKVTISASAKNKLIWKSYKDNIYSAQIDFETAPDQLFMNGENLPMARYPNYDPQARVFKGTAADAIAPARVKTWANPENGYIHALHAGEWGGFHYQITGKSKTGELNYEGGWQNNRPAKMHAKYRFVENIFEELDAPGEWFYNRKSKTLFLIPPTGTDINQANFTFSRLTDLIHIKGDLKSPVKNISINGIDFTETARSFMLGKEPLLRSDWTIYRGGAILLEGTENISIRNCNFYNLGGNAVFLSKYNKNDKISNNHIYNIGASALAFVGDPDAVRSPAFRYEQFIPWDKMDFEAGPKSDNFPQHCEAINNLINNIGTIEKQSAGVEISMSQNILVSHNTIYEVPRAGINVSEGTWGGHIIEFNDVFDTVLETGDHGAFNSWGRDRFWRPERKLMDSIVAARPGIELLDITAPIVLRNNRFQCDHGWDIDLDDGSSNYQIYNNICLSGGLKLREGYHRTVYNNIIINNTFHPHVWLKNSGDVFKNNIVTTAYAPIQIDYWGKEVNHNFFLSADALAKTQQAKIDANSTAGNALFENEKTGDFRLRSGSPALAIGFKNFAMNFGVTDPRLKKLSKSPKIMPLITTVSANRSVQGEWLGATVKNIENLGERSAAGIHNDNGALLVEIKKGSIAEKNLFKKGDVIVNLDQNPINSVADLLKLHNAVKWKGHATVLIMRDQQEKKIEISLKD
- a CDS encoding SDR family oxidoreductase, with product MEHLKGKTALVTGGNSGIGYATAKELKVQGAEVIITGRRKAAVDEAAAALGVTGMIADQGNVNEIQQLALAVQQQFGKIDILFINAGVLENTTIENATETAFDNVIGVNFKGAYFTLSRFIPLLNDGASVVFLSSNTASMNAANSSIYSSGKSALNAVMRIAAIELAPRKIRVNSVSPGPTATEIMNKAGYTPEQLSQVNEWILERVPLKQFGKAEDVGKMVAYFCGEAASFITGAEIVMDGGMSL
- a CDS encoding DoxX family protein; amino-acid sequence: MKLKIAKRIYWIGAALTALWFGASGIFELTKNPIVWDITLQLGYPAYFIYVLGVAKLSGIAVLLTPNRFLRLKEWVFAGIFFDIIFAFCSKLSVIGAAATVDAIVAFIMVSVTYIMFSKIYAATYSPVIAEPAN